One Micromonospora sp. WMMD812 genomic window carries:
- a CDS encoding GNAT family N-acetyltransferase produces MQFTVTDVPERERFEARDESGALAGIVTYQLTGTIIAYTHTEVDPSFEGRGVGSTLARAVMDDARAKGRTVVPICPFLAEWLGKHPDYDDIVVRTTRKVK; encoded by the coding sequence ATGCAGTTCACCGTGACAGACGTGCCCGAGCGGGAGCGCTTCGAGGCGCGGGACGAGTCGGGCGCCCTCGCCGGCATCGTCACCTACCAACTGACCGGCACGATCATCGCCTACACCCACACCGAGGTCGACCCCTCGTTCGAGGGCCGGGGCGTCGGATCCACCCTCGCCCGGGCGGTGATGGACGACGCCCGGGCCAAGGGGCGGACCGTGGTGCCGATCTGCCCGTTCCTGGCCGAGTGGCTGGGCAAGCACCCCGACTACGACGACATCGTGGTCCGCACCACCCGCAAGGTGAAATAG
- a CDS encoding DMT family transporter gives MSETGELVAGVPIALAAAAAFAASGVLQFRAGRQVPEEQPGRPSLLVRLIRVRGWRWSVVFAALAFALQVAALSLIPLILVQPLLVTGLVWYVLFFAAFEHDRPDRAILGESTLCLFGLAAFLAIAEPGRGQGRGLESFWSALLLGIAVVVSVGLCVLSAVKIKRKWRPMPLAIAAGICYGVTAGLISSLAFHLNGSPLGVFVQWQTYAIAVLGPFGVLLSQNAYQAGPMGAPALAAITVTDPLVAIAVGLVWLDESIRTGSLPVVGEAFSLLVVVLAVFLLARRAPHVKGG, from the coding sequence GTGAGCGAGACGGGAGAGCTGGTCGCCGGCGTTCCCATCGCCCTGGCCGCCGCCGCCGCGTTCGCCGCCTCGGGAGTGCTGCAGTTCCGGGCCGGCCGGCAGGTGCCGGAGGAGCAACCGGGGCGGCCCTCGCTCCTGGTCCGGCTGATCCGAGTTCGGGGCTGGCGCTGGTCGGTGGTGTTCGCCGCGCTGGCGTTCGCCCTTCAGGTAGCGGCGCTGAGCCTGATCCCGCTCATCCTGGTGCAACCGTTGCTGGTGACCGGGCTCGTCTGGTACGTGCTGTTCTTCGCGGCGTTCGAACACGACCGCCCCGACCGCGCGATCCTGGGCGAGTCCACCCTGTGCCTGTTCGGGCTCGCCGCGTTCCTCGCGATCGCCGAGCCGGGCCGCGGTCAGGGGCGGGGGCTGGAGTCGTTCTGGTCCGCCCTCCTGCTCGGGATCGCGGTGGTCGTCTCGGTGGGGCTCTGCGTGCTGTCGGCGGTGAAGATCAAACGGAAGTGGCGCCCGATGCCGTTGGCCATCGCGGCCGGCATCTGCTACGGCGTGACCGCCGGACTCATCAGCAGCCTCGCCTTTCACCTCAACGGGAGTCCGCTCGGCGTCTTCGTGCAGTGGCAGACGTACGCCATCGCCGTGCTCGGACCGTTCGGGGTGCTGCTGAGCCAGAACGCCTACCAGGCCGGCCCGATGGGCGCCCCGGCCCTGGCGGCCATCACCGTCACCGACCCGTTGGTGGCCATCGCGGTCGGCCTGGTCTGGCTGGACGAGTCGATCCGGACCGGCTCACTGCCGGTCGTGGGCGAGGCGTTCTCCCTCCTGGTGGTCGTGCTGGCGGTCTTCCTGCTCGCGCGGCGCGCGCCCCACGTCAAGGGCGGGTGA
- a CDS encoding glycosyl hydrolase family 18 protein, with product MALRRRTFALLAGAAVALAGAALPATNGFATTTGAAVQAACTAPAWAEGVTYPAGSRVTYAGRTYQALVTHIPPAGAGWNPAATPALWSDLEACEGGTPTPTPTPTPTPTPTPTPTPTPPGSTTCPGKPRPAGKVLQGYWENWDGAANGIHPPLGWIPITDSRIRAHGYNVINAAFPVIRADGTVLWEDGMDATVKVPTPAEMCQAKAAGLTVLMSIGGATAGIDLSSAAVADRFVATVVPILKRYNFDGIDIDIETGLTGSGNINQLSTSQANLVRIIDGVLAQMPAGFGLTMAPETAYVTGGSVTYGSIWGAYLPIIKRYADNGRLWWLNMQYYNGSMYGCAGDSYPAGTVQGFTKQTDCLNAGLVVQGTTIRVPYDKQVPGLPAQPGAGGGHLAPAAVAQAWNTYGGGLKGLMTWSLNWDGSRGWTFGDNVRALQGR from the coding sequence ATGGCACTTCGACGTCGGACGTTCGCGCTGCTGGCCGGCGCGGCGGTGGCCCTCGCGGGCGCGGCCCTGCCGGCCACCAACGGCTTCGCCACCACCACCGGCGCCGCCGTCCAGGCGGCCTGCACCGCGCCGGCCTGGGCGGAGGGCGTCACCTATCCCGCCGGCAGCCGGGTGACCTACGCGGGCCGCACCTACCAGGCGCTGGTGACGCACATCCCGCCGGCGGGGGCCGGCTGGAACCCGGCGGCGACTCCCGCGCTCTGGAGCGACCTGGAGGCGTGTGAGGGCGGCACCCCCACCCCCACGCCCACCCCGACCCCGACGCCCACCCCGACCCCGACTCCGACCCCGACGCCGCCGGGCTCGACCACCTGCCCCGGCAAGCCCCGGCCAGCCGGCAAGGTGCTGCAGGGCTACTGGGAGAACTGGGACGGCGCGGCGAACGGCATCCACCCGCCCCTGGGCTGGATCCCGATCACCGACTCCCGGATCCGCGCGCACGGCTACAACGTGATCAATGCGGCGTTCCCGGTGATCCGCGCGGACGGCACCGTGCTCTGGGAGGACGGCATGGACGCCACCGTGAAGGTGCCCACGCCGGCCGAGATGTGCCAGGCCAAGGCGGCCGGGCTGACCGTCCTCATGTCGATCGGCGGCGCGACCGCCGGCATCGACCTCAGCTCCGCGGCGGTCGCCGACCGGTTCGTCGCCACCGTCGTGCCGATCCTCAAGCGGTACAACTTCGACGGCATCGACATCGACATCGAGACCGGGCTCACCGGCAGCGGGAACATCAACCAGCTCTCCACCTCGCAGGCGAACCTGGTCCGCATCATCGACGGGGTGCTCGCGCAGATGCCGGCGGGCTTCGGCCTGACCATGGCGCCGGAGACCGCGTACGTGACCGGCGGCAGCGTGACCTACGGGTCGATCTGGGGCGCGTACCTGCCGATCATCAAGCGGTACGCCGACAACGGCCGGCTCTGGTGGCTGAACATGCAGTACTACAACGGCAGCATGTACGGCTGCGCCGGCGACTCCTACCCGGCCGGCACGGTGCAGGGCTTCACGAAGCAGACCGACTGCCTAAACGCCGGGCTGGTCGTGCAGGGCACCACCATCCGGGTGCCGTACGACAAGCAGGTCCCCGGCCTGCCGGCGCAGCCCGGCGCCGGCGGCGGCCACCTCGCGCCGGCCGCGGTGGCCCAGGCGTGGAACACGTACGGGGGCGGCCTGAAGGGTCTGATGACCTGGTCGCTCAACTGGGACGGCAGCAGGGGCTGGACGTTCGGCGACAACGTCCGGGCGCTTCAGGGCCGGTGA
- a CDS encoding MmcQ/YjbR family DNA-binding protein, producing the protein MTGPADVPPDYLDRLRPVCLGLPETYEEPAWVGTRWRVRQRTFAHVLTVDPDHQMAYARAAATDLPVCVLTFRSPGDEIAGLVAAGHPFFKPGWGADVLGMVLDDKTDWAEVGELLTESYLVLAPKKLAALVDGPPGGHPQPA; encoded by the coding sequence GTGACCGGCCCCGCAGATGTTCCGCCCGACTATCTCGACCGGCTCCGGCCGGTCTGTCTCGGCCTGCCCGAGACCTACGAGGAGCCGGCGTGGGTGGGCACGCGCTGGCGCGTCCGCCAACGCACGTTCGCCCACGTCCTCACGGTCGATCCGGACCACCAGATGGCTTACGCCCGCGCGGCGGCGACCGACCTGCCGGTCTGCGTGCTGACATTCCGGTCGCCCGGCGACGAGATCGCCGGCCTGGTCGCCGCGGGCCACCCGTTCTTCAAGCCCGGCTGGGGCGCCGACGTGCTGGGCATGGTGCTCGACGACAAGACGGACTGGGCGGAGGTGGGCGAGTTGCTGACCGAGAGCTACCTCGTCCTGGCCCCGAAGAAGCTGGCCGCCCTGGTGGACGGCCCCCCCGGCGGCCACCCGCAGCCGGCGTGA
- a CDS encoding nucleotidyltransferase domain-containing protein: protein MDSDVRRYLADLVAVARTVLGDDLVGAYAAGSVGLGAYQPGRSDVDVALVCADRLPAGAKRDLVAGLRHEALPCPARGLELVVYRRSVAASGTPEPGFEVELNTGAGMAFRATYAPGDRPAADGLFWYALDRSILHQSGYALLGPSAAEVFADVAPADLRRLLVDALSWWLALPTPQGDEPAAGAEDAVLGACRSLVRFRHGPWLAKTAAGQRLLDEGHAGSTVIGRSIAARRGGPPPSGPQARAFQQQVLDEINRDA from the coding sequence ATGGACTCGGACGTTCGACGGTATCTCGCGGACCTGGTGGCGGTCGCCCGGACGGTGCTGGGCGACGACCTGGTCGGCGCGTACGCCGCCGGCTCGGTCGGCCTCGGCGCCTACCAGCCCGGCCGCAGCGACGTCGACGTGGCGCTGGTCTGCGCCGACCGACTGCCCGCCGGCGCCAAGCGCGACCTGGTCGCCGGCCTCCGGCACGAGGCGCTGCCCTGCCCGGCCCGAGGGCTGGAACTGGTCGTCTACCGCCGGTCGGTCGCCGCGTCGGGCACGCCGGAGCCCGGCTTCGAGGTCGAACTGAACACCGGCGCCGGAATGGCGTTCCGCGCGACGTACGCGCCGGGGGACCGGCCGGCCGCCGACGGGCTCTTCTGGTACGCCCTGGACCGCAGCATCCTGCACCAGAGCGGGTACGCGCTGCTCGGTCCGTCGGCGGCCGAGGTGTTCGCGGACGTCGCACCCGCCGACCTGCGCCGCCTCCTCGTCGACGCGTTGAGCTGGTGGCTCGCCCTGCCCACCCCGCAAGGCGACGAGCCGGCGGCCGGCGCGGAGGACGCGGTGCTCGGCGCCTGCCGATCCCTGGTCCGGTTCCGGCACGGCCCCTGGCTGGCCAAGACCGCGGCCGGGCAGCGGCTGCTGGACGAGGGCCACGCCGGGTCGACGGTGATCGGACGCTCCATCGCGGCCCGGCGCGGCGGTCCACCGCCGAGCGGCCCGCAGGCCCGCGCCTTCCAACAGCAGGTCCTCGACGAGATCAACCGGGACGCCTGA
- a CDS encoding molybdenum cofactor biosysynthesis protein, giving the protein MTKIVQLLASPVHRYVGRPADGPTPAPPGELVEEIQLRAGLGIVGDRYFGRPAHREASVTVIAQESLPPGADLAQVRRNVLTAGIPVDELVGSVLVLDSGGGPVRLRVNRPANPCAWMDVAIGPGAWKALRRRGGVRCTPLTDGVLRVGPVEVGVEETPMAHRP; this is encoded by the coding sequence GTGACGAAGATCGTGCAGCTGCTCGCCTCGCCGGTGCACCGCTACGTGGGCCGGCCCGCCGACGGCCCGACGCCCGCTCCACCCGGCGAACTGGTCGAGGAGATCCAGCTCCGGGCGGGGCTCGGCATCGTCGGCGACCGGTACTTCGGCCGGCCGGCGCACCGCGAGGCGAGCGTGACCGTGATCGCCCAGGAGTCGCTGCCGCCCGGCGCCGACCTGGCGCAGGTGCGGCGCAACGTGCTCACGGCCGGCATCCCGGTGGACGAGCTGGTCGGGTCGGTGCTGGTCCTGGATTCGGGCGGCGGCCCGGTCCGGCTGCGGGTCAACCGACCGGCGAACCCCTGCGCCTGGATGGACGTCGCGATCGGTCCGGGCGCGTGGAAGGCGCTGCGCCGCCGGGGCGGCGTGCGGTGCACGCCGCTCACCGACGGCGTCCTGCGGGTCGGTCCGGTCGAGGTCGGCGTCGAGGAGACGCCGATGGCTCACCGGCCCTGA